One genomic region from Xiphophorus couchianus chromosome 21, X_couchianus-1.0, whole genome shotgun sequence encodes:
- the pex2 gene encoding peroxisome biogenesis factor 2 isoform X2, which yields MCTFHRIEMGLNRDHNKRTARSNDSESAVDPPVLRISQLDALELDSALEQLLWTQFTQCFQYCRPGLLTPVEPELKALLYLLLWRFTLYSSNATIGQSLLSLRYQSTSSSSPHYRSLSPRQKLDLAILTAGPRWLQERCYRLLPYLSLSPRGAVSELDGGLLQQSLRKALTLVSGLAKFATFVNFLVFLRNGRHPALPERIAGAQAVFSKPNVVRDVTYQYMNRELLWHGFAEFLIFLLPLVNLRKLKAAVLLHVLGRKDSEEESKREGKDMWKNCGLCGEWPTMPHTVGCQHVFCYYCIKSHSIADAYLTCPKCGAEAGTPNVVKMDMRVVGR from the exons ATGTGTACGTTTCACCGAATAGAAATGG gtTTGAACAGGGACCACAACAAAAGGACAGCTCGATCTAATGATTCAGAATCTGCAGTTGACCCACCAGTTTTGCGCATCAGCCAGCTGGATGCCCTGGAGCTAGACTCAGCTCTTGAGCAACTGCTGTGGACCCAGTTCACTCAGTGTTTCCAATACTGCCGCCCAGGGTTGCTCACCCCGGTGGAGCCTGAACTGAAAGCATTACTTTATCTGCTGCTCTGGAGGTTTACTCTTTATTCTAGCAATGCCACAATAGGTCAATCTCTACTAAGCCTGCGCTATCAAAGCACATCTTCATCATCTCCCCACTACAGATCACTGTCCCCTCGTCAGAAGTTGGATCTTGCCATACTTACTGCAGGCCCCCGTTGGCTGCAGGAGCGTTGCTACCGTCTGCTGCCATATTTGTCTTTGAGTCCAAGAGGGGCTGTTTCGGAATTGGATGGTGGCTTGCTGCAACAAAGTCTCCGTAAAGCCCTAACTCTTGTTTCTGGTCTGGCAAAGTTTGCTACCTTTGTCAACTTCCTAGTTTTCCTAAGAAATGGCCGCCACCCTGCCCTACCTGAAAGAATTGCGGGAGCTCAGGCTGTGTTCAGTAAACCTAATGTGGTTCGAGATGTAACTTACCAGTACATGAACCGGGAACTACTGTGGCATGGCTTTGCCGAGTTCCTCATCTTCCTGTTACCGCTGGTAAATTTAAGGAAACTGAAAGCAGCGGTGTTATTGCATGTGCTTGGAAGAAAAGATTCTGAGGAAGAAAGCAAAAGAGAGGGAAAAGACATGTGGAAAAACTGTGGACTATGTGGAGAATGGCCAACAATGCCTCATACGGTGGGGTGCCAGCACGTTTTCTGCTACTACTGCATTAAAAGCCACAGCATAGCCGACGCTTACCTCACATGTCCGAAATGTGGGGCAGAAGCAGGGACGCCCAATGTGGTGAAGATGGACATGCGGGTTGTGGGCAGGTGA
- the pex2 gene encoding peroxisome biogenesis factor 2 isoform X1, producing the protein MCTFHRIEMAGLNRDHNKRTARSNDSESAVDPPVLRISQLDALELDSALEQLLWTQFTQCFQYCRPGLLTPVEPELKALLYLLLWRFTLYSSNATIGQSLLSLRYQSTSSSSPHYRSLSPRQKLDLAILTAGPRWLQERCYRLLPYLSLSPRGAVSELDGGLLQQSLRKALTLVSGLAKFATFVNFLVFLRNGRHPALPERIAGAQAVFSKPNVVRDVTYQYMNRELLWHGFAEFLIFLLPLVNLRKLKAAVLLHVLGRKDSEEESKREGKDMWKNCGLCGEWPTMPHTVGCQHVFCYYCIKSHSIADAYLTCPKCGAEAGTPNVVKMDMRVVGR; encoded by the exons ATGTGTACGTTTCACCGAATAGAAATGG caggtTTGAACAGGGACCACAACAAAAGGACAGCTCGATCTAATGATTCAGAATCTGCAGTTGACCCACCAGTTTTGCGCATCAGCCAGCTGGATGCCCTGGAGCTAGACTCAGCTCTTGAGCAACTGCTGTGGACCCAGTTCACTCAGTGTTTCCAATACTGCCGCCCAGGGTTGCTCACCCCGGTGGAGCCTGAACTGAAAGCATTACTTTATCTGCTGCTCTGGAGGTTTACTCTTTATTCTAGCAATGCCACAATAGGTCAATCTCTACTAAGCCTGCGCTATCAAAGCACATCTTCATCATCTCCCCACTACAGATCACTGTCCCCTCGTCAGAAGTTGGATCTTGCCATACTTACTGCAGGCCCCCGTTGGCTGCAGGAGCGTTGCTACCGTCTGCTGCCATATTTGTCTTTGAGTCCAAGAGGGGCTGTTTCGGAATTGGATGGTGGCTTGCTGCAACAAAGTCTCCGTAAAGCCCTAACTCTTGTTTCTGGTCTGGCAAAGTTTGCTACCTTTGTCAACTTCCTAGTTTTCCTAAGAAATGGCCGCCACCCTGCCCTACCTGAAAGAATTGCGGGAGCTCAGGCTGTGTTCAGTAAACCTAATGTGGTTCGAGATGTAACTTACCAGTACATGAACCGGGAACTACTGTGGCATGGCTTTGCCGAGTTCCTCATCTTCCTGTTACCGCTGGTAAATTTAAGGAAACTGAAAGCAGCGGTGTTATTGCATGTGCTTGGAAGAAAAGATTCTGAGGAAGAAAGCAAAAGAGAGGGAAAAGACATGTGGAAAAACTGTGGACTATGTGGAGAATGGCCAACAATGCCTCATACGGTGGGGTGCCAGCACGTTTTCTGCTACTACTGCATTAAAAGCCACAGCATAGCCGACGCTTACCTCACATGTCCGAAATGTGGGGCAGAAGCAGGGACGCCCAATGTGGTGAAGATGGACATGCGGGTTGTGGGCAGGTGA